Below is a genomic region from Helianthus annuus cultivar XRQ/B chromosome 2, HanXRQr2.0-SUNRISE, whole genome shotgun sequence.
GAAGGCTAAAGAATATCTGATTCTATCCGCCATGGCCCATGATTTACTAAGTGTCCAAGCTTCAATGGTAGCTTCGGAGTCCGCTTTTTCTCTTAGTGGCAGGGTATTGTCGATACGAAGAACTAGGGCTGGCAATTgggtacctgttaagacacgattagacctgtttgactgaaaaatacaccctttgacttttttaattttaaaataattaaaattacaatgttaggatttatcatttattcatctttgtacataaaacataaaactgttttataaacatgaggtagaaagtagttaaatgagtcgtaatcatgtttgaaacttatgttgtgcgcgccgtcagaaacctgttaaacctgttaagacacgatttgccagtCTTACGAAGAACAAGGCTCTCCCCCGAATCGATAGAGACATGCATTTGCCTAAAATATCATTTGGATGCAGTGGATCATGTACAAGACAAACCTCGAAGGTGAAATAATACTAGAAGCAAGGGTACTCAATTAAGAAGTTGAAGGACTTTCTTTGGGCATATCCAACGAAGAAGTCTCCGAAGATGCAGCGGCTCTTAATAGATAAAGATGTaatgaaataaatcttttttatgttttttttttcaacattatgaataaataaatagatagttttttaaatttcattaatgttatgtttgttatatatatatataggtgaagGATAAAACGAAAActcacttgagttgagaaaactcaagaaaaaaccctatgtaacatttttattttttctaaaaaacAGGGAATGTAACATAAATGCAttttaacatttttataaaaaaaaagttaaaagcgcatactagtttttttttaatgttcaaaatttgtatgttacattttgttggacatatatattatgtaacataaaatttttaacattttttaaaaaataaactactcggcgtttttttgtttttttttttttttataaaaatgttcaaatatatgtatgttacattctctattttttttagaaaaaataaaaatgttacatggggtttttacaaaggtttttttgagttttctcaactcaagtgggttttcgttTTATCcttcacctatatatatataacatggaAACTTAAGTAATTAGGGTTAAATTGCTTCAAAAACACGTATTTAAGCAAGAACCGATTATATCTGGTTTTTGGGTAGGAACGGGTCCCAACCCTACCCGAACCAGGTGTAGTAGTTATATCACAATTTCTATTTGATTGGAGCAAATTATATCACAAATTGTTACGCAAGTCTAAATGATGTTAGATTTATAAATAGATTATAACagacacaaaaacaaaatgtcaaGTATCAAAAATCCAAATTCCAAGTATCACAATTCGTCAAATTGCAAGATATTAGACAGATTCTAAAAATCTCCTATAGGCTATAAAGTATAGCAGGTTCTTTTAATCAAATAATGAGCCCAGTTTCAAGTTACATCATGAGCCCAGTTTCATAAAAAAATTCACAAGTCACAAGCCCAAATAACTATGTataatttttccttaaatctgCCATATAAGTTGGGGCCCAAAGTGATGGCTTTTTGTAATTGCCCATAGGCCGACCCTGCCTAAAGGGTTGTTTGttttagctcttaatggttcagacctcttactggttcagcacttaatggttcagaccatTTGTTTCtaaagcagatgtctgaatggttcaaacaTTGGCCTCTAAATAGTTAAGCATTACACTGAATCTGAATAGTTAAGCCctcttatctgaattggtcagacatttgactctaaatggttaaacattatactgactcttaatggtccagatctcttactggttcagcacttaatagcTCAGACCTCTTATGATTCAACACTtattcattcagaagttgtcaaacaatCCCTAATATCGATTTCAATCTATTTTGATCATTAGGTTTTAAAATGATTCCTTTCTGTAATAAAATACAAATTTATTACTCAACCCTCATTTTTTTAAACACAAATTTCAAGCTTTGTTTTCTCTTGTGTGAATCAACCCACACAAAAAACCTACCTATATCAGAAATTGTAAAACTAGCATAAAAAACTTATTATCCAACCCACACAAAATTCCTACCTATATAAGAAATTGTAGAACTAACATAAAAAACTTATTCACAAAAGGGCTTATAGCCCATTGCTATTAAAATGTGTAAGAAAATTTCCGCTCCCGGTGTTGGTTAAAGGTTCAACTTCCATGGTGTACGTATAGTAAGTATATATAGGAGTGAGATTAGAAGCAGAGCCGGCTGATGGGTAAGCTAACTAAAGCAGAGCCGGCTGATGGGTAAGCTAACTAAAGCATTTGCGGTAGGAAAACGTACTCTATAACACTTCTGCGGTAGAAAAAGAAAGCAAGTTAACCCCGAAAAAGACACAATGGAAAAACCAATGATATCATTCGACTATAACAATCCCGAACCATGCAGTTTGAACTTCTGAAGTAACAATCGCAACATAAATGAAAAGAATAACAAATAAAACAACTTTTGCCACTATCAACATGAAAACTGTATCACCTCGCGACACCAAGTTTTATAGTCTTTGACCGGTGTCATCTTCATCACAAGAAGTAGATCAAGAGCTCAGATTGACCTATGTGTTTCGGGTGATTAGAATTTGGCTAAGGATTCCAGTAAATTTAACACCATCTACATGTGTTCCGAATCATTGACCAGAGTGGACCAACACTGGATCGCTTGAGCCAAAATCCAACCTTATAAAGCAAAATGATGAACAATGTTATTCTATGCAACAGGTAATATATAATCAGTTGACGGTTTTCTCAACCACCTTGTAACGAGCTTTTGCTACAAGCTCACCATCAAATAATATTGCATGCGAAGTTGATTAACAATTTTTTCGAGAATAAAAAGTGTATTGGTAACGGGTTAAAACGGGCCATTCTTTAGTATGAGTCAGGTTGGTTAGCCCAAAACGCTTTCTGTCTaaattatttatgttttttttttttttataaatagttaACATATGCCAAAATAACATTAGAAAACAATATTATTTCACTCATAATCTGAATTTGGATTAAACATTTATACACTTTGGCATTTGACATTCAACTTGTATGATTTGTCCAATAAACATAGCCCGAATCAACCCATTCCGTACACGAAGTCACGAATCCAAAATCATCATTCTACTTTTGGTCTATATCATAATTTTTTCTTTATTACTTCTAAATTTTTCATCAAACTAAAAGGCCAGAGTCGAAAAATTACTTGCTATATACACACACGGATCCAGATTGAACTTCTGCTGCTCTAGAACCGAGTATCTTGATCAAACATCCGATCATTTGACGATACATCCCCCTTTTGTATCTTTAACATGAGTGAGAACCATTTTACAACACTCGACACAATCTTCCATCTCCTCTGAGCTTTGACCATGGCAGAACACGGAAACAAAAACCGGTCAACCGCACATTGCAGTTCGCCGGGTGAACCACCACCAAGATACTGCAGATGCATTGATGAGCTTGGGTCACAAATCAAGGTGTTATCCACTCGGCATTCAAAGTCCATCGGTTGATCAAATCTCACATCTATGGAGCCCATTTGGTCCGGGCCATATTCACCCAAGCTGGACCGGATAATATCCGGGGACGTTGGGTTCACCTGTGGGTAATCAAACGGGCCTTTCGGGATTGCGTTATTGCCTTCGAAGCTTTCGTTCATCGTTTGGGTATGTAAAGGGGAAAGGTCTTTTGTAAAAGAGCAAATACTGTTTCTTAGAGAAGCTTCATCGTCATAGTGAAGAACTTTGTCCAAGTGCTGAAATGCGTATAGTACCATTTTTTGCGCTTCGGCCTAGATATGCAATTTAAAGTTTACTTCACTGATTATGTTCGAAAGGTAAACTCAACACGTTTACTAACTAACGGGCCAGACGGGTTGGAAGTCATCCATagtgtttattattattatttttttgccTTAAACCACCTAAATCTTTTTTCTTTTAGAATTAGGTTACACTTGTAAGTATCTGTTTCACTTAAagacttggttttaaaaagcgagaggcgcaCAAAGGCGACGAGGTCTAAAATTGAGGCGCGAAGCGCAAAGTGCAAAAGCAgtgggcttttcgtacccgaggcgcaagatgtttatataaatttttttatatatcccatacatatcccataggtttttagcttcctttaaccaaaatatagctataagtaAGGCTTTTATACCATTTTAATTACATGTACAAGTCAAAAAACCCAAGGTACAACATTTTTATGCAGTAAAACTCCTAAGTTacatgaggcgcgcgcctcaggccaaaaagcccacaaaaaaaacatcaaaaaatgcGCTTTTTGGTCGCTTCCTGTAATTACACAAGGCGAGAAGCAAAAAAGCCCCAAGCCCTACGCCTtgttgcgccttgcgcctaggcgcgcctagggcgcgctttttaaaaccaagcttAAAGATCTGAATTTTCATAAAACTATTCAGAATGTTCTACACACTCAAAACTAGGGGTGCAAaaggcgcgctttttaaaaccaagcttAAAGATCTGAATTTTCATAAAACTATTCAGAATGTTCTACACACTCaaaactaggggtgcaaacgagccgagccgagcccgagctcgagctcgtttaacatattgaagctcgagctcgagctcgtttaacatattgaagctcgagctcgagctcggctcgattcgaactttatttctgaagctcgagctcggctcgaaagtaatttttcaagctcgagctcggctcgggctcgactcgtttagtatttattaattaatttatattaattataactattataatatatataaattagttattttttatatttatataaatggtaactattattatataaatatatgcttaatatattaataaaaaatattcaaacagaaagctcgattaggctcgcgagccggctcgagctcgataagcaaagctcgggctcgggctcgtttagtaatatattaataaacgagcttgtttttaggctcgggctcgagctcgagctcgtttaagctcggctcgttcgagctttttttcgagccgatctcgagtagctcgcgagtaggCACCCCTACTCAAAACACACTTTGGagttttgacccatttgacccgttcccTTTTCCGGTTACTCGTTTGACTCATTAAAGGCATAACCCCAATGGGTCATAAGTACAGAAGGTCGAAGACACTTTTTGTTTATTAGCAAATTGTTAACCAACTGAGAAGCTAACCTTTTCGGTTTCTGGGAGCTTGTTGGAAACAATGTACTTGCAGTCTGAAAGAAGACCGAGAACTTGTCCCACAACATTAAACACAACACCGTCTTTTTTATGAGCTTGAGGACAATACAAGTACAATTTGTTGTCATCTATCACACATCTTGTGGCATGCTCCACAACAACTTCCCACATTTTTGTAGACATACCGGGGCCCAGGATCTGCGGTGCTCAATCCATAATAAAGGGATGACTAAAAAAACTTGATGAGCAAAATAGTACAAAAAAGATGCAATATCTTACATGTCGAAGCGTTGTAGGATCTAGGAAAAGAAGAACTAAGAAATCTTTCACCGTTTTGACATTTTCTTTGTTCAACCGTTTATGAAAAGCTCCATCCTTGCTGATTTTTTCGAGTCTCCATACTTCATCACACAGATAAGGCGGGTGGTGTTTCTTGTATACTAAAAACCAATAAAAATCacgtattaattttttttttattaaaataattagaAAACGTCAATTAAGGTATATAGTTCTCATCGATCATTATCGTATAATGTAGTCAACTGATAATAGTTTTCTTTACAATATCTTGCAGTTTTGTTATCGTTGCATAATTGATAAGTAAGCGTGCAGGAAATGACATATCAAAACGTTAAATATTAGAGATGGCAAAATGGGCGGGTTGGGTCAAGCAGCAAACATTTTCTGtctattttttaaaaatttcatACTAAAAATAGTTAACGTGTCATTAAGAAAACAATAGTACAACTACAATATTAACCTAAATCTTC
It encodes:
- the LOC110912878 gene encoding calmodulin-binding protein 60 A isoform X2 — its product is MKWDSEDEMETTLPRKLKLQFLTALSLPVFTGTRIEGEDCNILKVALIDSHTGKTISTGIESSSKVEIVVLEGDFGDDIGDNWTLEEFNANIVKERRGKKPLISGNSLLNLKEGVGLVGELCFTDNSSWTRSRKFRLGARVLDNLDGIRVREAISESFVVRDHRGELYKKHHPPYLCDEVWRLEKISKDGAFHKRLNKENVKTVKDFLVLLFLDPTTLRHILGPGMSTKMWEVVVEHATRCVIDDNKLYLYCPQAHKKDGVVFNVVGQVLGLLSDCKYIVSNKLPETEKAEAQKMVLYAFQHLDKVLHYDDEASLRNSICSFTKDLSPLHTQTMNESFEGNNAIPKGPFDYPQVNPTSPDIIRSSLGEYGPDQMGSIDVRFDQPMDFECRVDNTLICDPSSSMHLQYLGGGSPGELQCAVDRFLFPCSAMVKAQRRWKIVSSVVKWFSLMLKIQKGDVSSNDRMFDQDTRF
- the LOC110912878 gene encoding calmodulin-binding protein 60 A isoform X1; this translates as MSQKRQKQDDTGVSSQDEHEHEQEDNSSSSDAGARRKRPSFRNAVLEVMKFCTIHKYVEPVLEPLVRRVVREEVEVALQKHIANMKWDSEDEMETTLPRKLKLQFLTALSLPVFTGTRIEGEDCNILKVALIDSHTGKTISTGIESSSKVEIVVLEGDFGDDIGDNWTLEEFNANIVKERRGKKPLISGNSLLNLKEGVGLVGELCFTDNSSWTRSRKFRLGARVLDNLDGIRVREAISESFVVRDHRGELYKKHHPPYLCDEVWRLEKISKDGAFHKRLNKENVKTVKDFLVLLFLDPTTLRHILGPGMSTKMWEVVVEHATRCVIDDNKLYLYCPQAHKKDGVVFNVVGQVLGLLSDCKYIVSNKLPETEKAEAQKMVLYAFQHLDKVLHYDDEASLRNSICSFTKDLSPLHTQTMNESFEGNNAIPKGPFDYPQVNPTSPDIIRSSLGEYGPDQMGSIDVRFDQPMDFECRVDNTLICDPSSSMHLQYLGGGSPGELQCAVDRFLFPCSAMVKAQRRWKIVSSVVKWFSLMLKIQKGDVSSNDRMFDQDTRF